One window of the Fusobacterium animalis 7_1 genome contains the following:
- a CDS encoding transcription repressor NadR, which produces MIEREEREKKILEILRNSETLVSGTYFAEFFNVSRQVIVQDIAILKAKNIDIISTNRGYRLLSKGIKKIIKVKHDDSEIRKELNAIVDLGASVEDVFVIHKTYGKIRVRLDIKSRRDVDLLVENINSKLSKPLKNLTDNCHYHTIIAENESILNEVEDKLKELGILIE; this is translated from the coding sequence ATGATTGAAAGGGAAGAAAGAGAAAAGAAAATACTTGAAATTTTAAGAAATAGTGAAACTCTTGTAAGTGGTACATATTTTGCAGAGTTTTTTAATGTTTCAAGACAGGTTATAGTACAGGATATAGCAATATTAAAGGCTAAAAATATAGATATTATCTCAACTAATAGAGGTTATAGATTACTTTCAAAAGGGATAAAAAAAATTATTAAGGTCAAACACGACGATTCAGAAATTAGAAAAGAGTTAAATGCTATTGTAGACCTTGGAGCAAGTGTTGAAGATGTATTTGTTATCCATAAAACTTATGGAAAGATAAGAGTGAGATTGGATATAAAATCAAGGAGAGATGTTGATTTATTGGTAGAAAATATTAATTCTAAATTAAGTAAACCCTTAAAAAATTTAACAGATAATTGTCATTATCACACTATAATAGCTGAAAATGAGAGCATTTTAAATGAGGTTGAAGATAAATTAAAAGAGCTTGGAATTTTGATAGAATAA
- the nadC gene encoding carboxylating nicotinate-nucleotide diphosphorylase, translating into MNLRKIDKFQIDDSIRMALKEDITSEDISTNAIYKNDRMAEISLYSKEDGILAGLDVFKRVFELLDNSVEFTEYKKDGDKVLNKDLILKIRADVKTILSAERTALNYLQRMSGIATYTRKMVEALDDKNILLLDTRKTIPNMRIFEKYAVRVGGGYNHRYNLSDAIMLKDNHINAAGSITEAIKLAKEYSPFIKKIEIEVEDLKGVEEAVAAGADIIMLDNMDIETTKKAIKIINKKAIIECSGNIDITNINRFKGLEIDYVSSGAITHSVKILDLSLKNLRYIDD; encoded by the coding sequence ATGAACTTGAGAAAAATAGATAAATTTCAAATAGACGATTCAATAAGAATGGCATTAAAAGAAGATATTACTTCTGAAGATATAAGTACAAATGCAATTTATAAGAATGATAGAATGGCAGAGATTTCACTTTATTCAAAGGAAGATGGAATTTTAGCAGGACTTGATGTATTTAAAAGAGTTTTTGAATTATTAGATAATTCTGTGGAATTTACAGAATATAAAAAAGATGGAGATAAGGTTTTAAATAAAGATTTAATATTGAAAATTAGAGCTGATGTAAAAACAATATTATCTGCTGAAAGAACAGCATTAAACTATTTGCAAAGAATGAGTGGAATAGCAACTTATACAAGAAAGATGGTGGAAGCACTAGATGATAAAAATATATTGTTGCTAGATACTAGAAAAACTATTCCAAATATGAGGATATTTGAAAAATATGCAGTTAGAGTAGGTGGAGGATATAATCACAGATATAATCTTTCAGATGCTATAATGTTAAAAGATAATCATATCAATGCAGCTGGTTCTATAACAGAGGCAATAAAACTTGCAAAAGAATATTCTCCTTTTATAAAAAAAATTGAAATAGAAGTTGAAGATTTAAAAGGAGTAGAGGAGGCAGTTGCAGCTGGTGCAGATATAATTATGCTAGATAATATGGATATAGAAACAACTAAAAAGGCTATAAAAATTATAAATAAGAAAGCTATAATAGAATGTTCTGGAAATATAGATATAACTAATATAAATCGTTTTAAAGGATTGGAAATTGACTATGTTTCAAGTGGGGCTATAACACATTCAGTTAAAATTTTAGATTTAAGTCTGAAAAATTTGAGGTATATAGATGATTGA